The Bacteroidota bacterium genome includes a region encoding these proteins:
- a CDS encoding MCE family protein, whose translation MKVSNESKVGILAAVGIAVLFIGFNYLKGINVFHKGTDYFVEYTSSGGLNVGDPVIIDGFTVGRVKNVELQEDQSGVDVILNFSEDVKIPEGSNAVIRGNLMGEKYIQIFLSSNTAIIPPGGNLVGQIEADLANTISAEFKPITDKVKTMLSSMDTAINVLRGIFTDDVQKDFQKSMLSIKQTLESFNKSAEKVNLFIAKEEENIDNIITDVSGITDYMNQSENDVKAILANLKSVTDSLNSVEWQELGEQFSLAADNINKISTKINDSAGSLGLLVNDQQLYYDLSNTLVTLDSVINEFGKNPEIRLKLFGK comes from the coding sequence TTGAAAGTATCTAATGAATCGAAGGTCGGAATTCTTGCTGCAGTAGGCATTGCAGTATTGTTTATAGGATTTAACTACCTAAAAGGAATAAATGTATTTCATAAGGGAACAGATTATTTTGTGGAATATACAAGTTCCGGTGGGCTAAATGTTGGTGATCCCGTTATTATTGATGGATTTACAGTCGGCAGAGTTAAAAATGTTGAACTTCAGGAAGACCAATCGGGAGTGGATGTAATTTTAAATTTTTCGGAAGACGTAAAAATACCGGAAGGGTCAAATGCGGTAATAAGGGGGAATTTAATGGGGGAAAAATATATACAGATCTTTTTAAGCTCCAATACCGCCATAATACCTCCCGGTGGAAATCTGGTAGGGCAAATTGAAGCCGATCTGGCAAATACGATAAGTGCAGAATTTAAACCTATTACAGATAAGGTAAAAACGATGTTATCTTCCATGGATACAGCAATTAATGTTTTGCGTGGAATATTTACAGATGATGTTCAGAAAGATTTTCAAAAAAGTATGCTGAGCATTAAACAAACATTGGAGTCGTTCAATAAATCAGCAGAAAAAGTAAATTTATTTATTGCCAAGGAGGAAGAAAATATTGATAATATAATAACGGATGTTTCCGGAATTACCGATTATATGAATCAAAGCGAAAATGATGTAAAAGCAATTCTTGCAAATTTAAAGTCTGTAACCGATTCCTTAAACTCCGTGGAATGGCAGGAATTAGGAGAACAATTTAGTCTTGCAGCAGATAACATTAATAAAATTTCCACAAAAATAAATGATTCTGCAGGAAGTTTAGGATTGCTGGTAAACGATCAGCAACTATATTATGATCTTTCAAATACACTGGTAACTCTTGACTCTGTTATAAATGAATTCGGAAAAAATCCTGAAATACGCTTAAAATTATTTGGAAAGTAA
- a CDS encoding LPS-assembly protein LptD, whose protein sequence is MPRKFLLITILFSAYSMYLNASWNNFVYYLAQTNYADVYSDEFGAPDTFPIVDSLKLDSTLNTSNLWYSISNDALDEMINYSGVDSIVYDLDSGRTYIYAKGEISYQTFYLKADFIEFDWDAKTICAKQMTDSSGKKMDLVYFKDGEEEFKAESMCYNFGTKKGKIYYFRTQEGEGYLGVKEAKMADDNSYFGKGMSYTTCDLDHPHFYISAKKAKVVPKKIAVTGPANLVIADVPTPLFLPFGIFPIKRGQTSGLIIPQYGNTTTQGFFLRNGGYYFALSDYYDLSLTGDIYSRGSWGLHASSRYNLKYRFNGSFGVDYTKNKYGFSFAPGYSENTGFFIRWNHNQDAKARPNSKFSASVNLGSNDYLQNNSYSSAYLTNSLSSSISYTKIFPNSPFTLTTSLRHYQNTSDNIIDLTLPEASLSMNRIYPLKKLTTNRNSFLYQFGVSYSSNVQNIISSPDSLLFTSASLDKFRNGLQHKVSASAPVKILKYLTFSPNFSYTENWYLETIRKTYGPDTIVDSLLSATGEDSIITTITYVNTDTINGFRAARYYSLGASLNTKIYSTAQFNGKLKAIRHVMTPSLSFNYTPDFGDAKFSYYGDYYATPDAIDPTRYSIFEGSIYGGPPQGQVGSISLSIGNTLEMKVFSKKDSINHEKKIKLLDAFSFGAAYNLAADSLNLSDIGFSGYTTLFKNIQVNFSGSFDPYILDSSGRNVDVFEWDENQRLGRFNGGYISVGTDFQSKRNENPDYLTNAGTPEERDMVWSNPENYIDFEIPWSFGINYNLRITNAPTSDGRDSLYTTQSATFSGDVNLTPNWKIMLTSGYDFQLKDFTYTALDIYRELHCWEMGFRWIPFGLRQSYIFNINVKASVLQDLKLTRKKDWTEY, encoded by the coding sequence GTGCCAAGAAAATTTCTACTAATAACGATATTGTTCAGTGCTTATAGTATGTATTTAAATGCATCTTGGAACAATTTTGTATATTATTTAGCTCAAACCAACTATGCAGATGTGTATAGTGATGAATTTGGCGCACCGGATACTTTCCCAATTGTAGATTCCTTGAAATTAGATTCAACACTTAACACAAGTAATTTATGGTATTCTATTTCCAACGACGCTCTCGACGAAATGATCAATTATTCGGGTGTTGATTCCATAGTTTATGATCTTGACTCCGGTAGAACTTATATTTATGCAAAAGGAGAAATCAGTTACCAAACATTTTATTTAAAGGCAGATTTTATCGAATTTGATTGGGATGCGAAAACTATTTGTGCAAAACAAATGACGGACAGCAGCGGTAAAAAAATGGATCTTGTTTATTTTAAGGATGGTGAGGAGGAGTTCAAGGCAGAAAGTATGTGTTACAATTTCGGAACTAAAAAGGGTAAAATTTATTATTTCAGAACACAGGAAGGAGAGGGCTATCTAGGAGTGAAGGAGGCTAAAATGGCGGATGACAATTCCTATTTCGGAAAAGGAATGAGTTATACAACATGCGATCTGGATCACCCTCATTTTTATATTTCTGCAAAAAAAGCAAAAGTAGTTCCCAAAAAAATTGCGGTTACAGGTCCTGCAAATTTGGTAATTGCGGATGTTCCCACTCCCTTATTTTTACCTTTTGGAATTTTTCCAATTAAACGCGGGCAAACATCCGGATTAATTATTCCGCAATACGGAAATACCACAACGCAAGGTTTTTTTCTGCGCAATGGTGGATATTATTTTGCTTTGAGCGATTATTATGATCTTTCTTTAACAGGTGATATTTATTCGCGTGGAAGTTGGGGTTTACATGCTTCCAGCAGATATAATTTAAAGTATCGTTTTAACGGAAGTTTTGGAGTGGATTATACAAAAAATAAATACGGTTTTAGTTTTGCTCCTGGTTATTCTGAAAACACCGGTTTTTTTATTCGATGGAATCACAATCAGGATGCTAAAGCAAGACCAAACAGTAAATTTAGTGCAAGTGTAAATCTTGGTTCTAACGATTATCTGCAAAACAATTCATACAGTTCGGCTTATTTAACCAACTCGTTGAGTTCAAGTATTTCTTATACTAAAATATTTCCGAATTCGCCATTTACATTAACAACATCATTACGCCATTATCAAAATACTTCGGATAATATAATTGACCTTACCCTACCGGAAGCATCACTTTCGATGAACAGAATTTATCCGTTAAAAAAATTAACTACTAATAGAAATAGTTTTTTATATCAATTTGGAGTCTCTTATTCCTCCAATGTGCAAAATATAATTTCTTCTCCTGATTCACTTTTATTTACATCAGCATCTTTAGATAAATTCAGAAACGGTTTGCAACATAAAGTTTCTGCATCTGCTCCGGTTAAAATATTAAAATACCTGACATTTAGTCCCAATTTCAGTTATACGGAAAATTGGTATCTCGAAACAATTCGCAAAACTTATGGACCTGATACTATTGTTGATTCTTTATTATCCGCAACAGGTGAAGATAGCATTATTACAACTATTACCTATGTAAATACGGATACTATTAATGGTTTCAGAGCGGCGAGATATTATAGTTTAGGAGCGAGTTTAAATACTAAAATTTATTCGACTGCGCAGTTCAATGGAAAATTAAAAGCGATACGACATGTAATGACACCATCTCTTTCATTTAATTACACACCTGATTTCGGTGATGCAAAATTTAGTTATTATGGTGATTATTATGCCACTCCTGACGCTATAGACCCAACACGATATTCCATTTTTGAAGGCTCTATTTATGGTGGTCCGCCGCAGGGCCAGGTAGGTAGTATTAGTTTGAGTATTGGTAATACTTTGGAGATGAAAGTTTTTTCAAAAAAAGATTCCATCAATCATGAAAAGAAAATAAAATTATTGGATGCATTTAGTTTTGGTGCGGCATATAATCTTGCAGCAGATTCTTTAAATTTATCGGATATTGGCTTTAGCGGATACACAACATTGTTTAAAAATATTCAGGTTAATTTTTCAGGAAGTTTTGATCCTTATATTTTAGATTCTAGCGGTAGAAATGTGGATGTTTTTGAATGGGATGAAAATCAACGGCTTGGACGATTTAATGGTGGTTATATAAGTGTTGGAACTGATTTCCAATCCAAAAGAAATGAAAATCCTGATTATTTGACCAATGCCGGAACTCCGGAAGAACGCGATATGGTTTGGTCAAATCCGGAAAACTATATTGATTTTGAAATACCCTGGAGTTTTGGTATTAATTATAATTTACGTATCACAAATGCACCTACCTCCGATGGTCGTGATTCATTATATACTACACAATCTGCAACATTTAGCGGTGATGTAAATCTCACCCCTAATTGGAAAATAATGCTAACCAGCGGATACGATTTTCAACTAAAAGATTTCACCTACACCGCTTTAGATATTTATCGTGAATTACACTGCTGGGAAATGGGTTTCCGATGGATCCCATTTGGATTACGACAGAGTTATATATTTAATATAAATGTAAAAGCTAGTGTGTTACAAGATCTTAAATTAACTCGTAAGAAAGATTGGACAGAGTACTAA
- a CDS encoding T9SS type A sorting domain-containing protein, with translation MKKRLLILVFAIGMMSQTQSKAAITNFCFTDVFGFVANVTATKTSPGYWELSGTADVLVGYDYTITGYFDKASNIWSITFINPLADACETYADYFTYTSTSYGPGYINFNWDSYCSGEIVLSSTGSTTFTTGPCMFRTSDREPNGPVLADADITSQPVVNVESVNGGPIFSDLFTDASLTVINNSKNNIAISYELSDASNVEIAIYNHVGQFVTTIVNENQTEGFYNTYWDGKTSNGVDALEGMYIVVMKTDGESISSKFVK, from the coding sequence ATGAAAAAAAGATTACTTATTCTAGTGTTCGCCATCGGGATGATGAGCCAAACGCAAAGCAAAGCAGCCATTACTAATTTTTGTTTTACCGACGTATTCGGTTTTGTAGCCAATGTTACCGCTACTAAAACATCTCCCGGCTATTGGGAGTTGTCAGGTACAGCTGACGTTTTAGTAGGATACGACTACACAATTACCGGTTACTTTGACAAGGCCAGTAATATTTGGTCAATCACTTTCATTAATCCTTTAGCAGATGCTTGTGAAACCTATGCAGATTATTTTACTTATACATCCACTTCTTATGGTCCGGGATATATTAATTTTAATTGGGATTCCTACTGTTCAGGCGAGATAGTTTTAAGCAGTACGGGTTCTACAACTTTTACCACCGGTCCATGTATGTTTAGAACTAGCGATAGAGAGCCAAATGGTCCTGTGTTAGCTGATGCAGACATTACCTCTCAGCCGGTTGTAAATGTTGAATCTGTAAACGGTGGACCTATTTTCAGCGATCTATTCACTGATGCAAGTTTGACAGTAATAAATAACAGCAAAAACAATATCGCTATCAGCTACGAACTTTCTGATGCATCTAATGTTGAGATCGCTATCTACAACCATGTTGGTCAATTTGTTACTACAATTGTAAACGAAAACCAAACTGAAGGTTTCTACAATACGTATTGGGATGGTAAAACATCTAACGGTGTCGACGCCTTAGAAGGCATGTATATCGTTGTTATGAAAACTGACGGCGAATCCATTTCTTCTAAATTCGTAAAATAA
- a CDS encoding N-acetylmuramoyl-L-alanine amidase has protein sequence MKNRSRSTGISTSILLLTVLLFTSFDTENHPNKIATPYVLKTVVIDAGHGGHDHGCSGSSNKEKTVALNLALKLGALIEKNYPDVKVVYTRKTDVFVELYERAAIANRNNADLFICIHCNANPSSSPSGTETYVMGLHKTEANLNVAKRENDVILMEDDYSQHYDGFDPNNPASHIIFSLNQHAFMEQSILFASSVEKYFKTNSNRSSRGVKQAGFLVLWKTAMPSVLIETGFLTNTSEEKFLGSDAGQNSIAESIFYAFRDYKNDMENNSGKVSDEKIAKIETEMKKESEAEIIATNNSNSVENNKGIEFRVQFYASATEEKMSKFAALKPENITYVKESGMYKYRLGPYSNIEEATKKQTTARNAGYKDAFVIAFKDGKRISVEEAKAFAGK, from the coding sequence ATGAAAAACAGATCCAGATCCACAGGAATAAGCACATCAATATTACTTTTAACGGTATTGCTTTTCACGTCGTTTGACACGGAAAATCACCCAAATAAGATTGCTACTCCCTATGTCTTAAAAACGGTGGTTATCGATGCAGGGCATGGTGGGCATGATCATGGGTGCAGCGGAAGCAGCAATAAGGAAAAAACCGTTGCACTTAATCTTGCATTAAAATTGGGAGCTCTGATTGAAAAAAATTATCCTGATGTAAAGGTGGTTTATACCCGAAAAACCGATGTTTTTGTCGAATTATACGAAAGAGCAGCGATTGCAAACCGAAACAATGCCGATCTTTTCATCTGTATCCACTGTAATGCAAATCCCAGCAGTTCACCTTCAGGTACTGAAACATATGTAATGGGTTTACATAAAACGGAAGCAAATTTAAATGTTGCAAAACGAGAAAATGATGTAATTCTGATGGAGGACGATTATTCTCAACATTATGATGGTTTTGATCCTAATAACCCGGCCTCACATATCATTTTTTCCTTAAATCAACATGCATTTATGGAGCAGAGCATACTTTTTGCTTCTTCAGTGGAAAAATATTTTAAAACCAATTCCAATCGCAGCAGCAGAGGTGTGAAACAGGCTGGGTTCCTCGTTCTTTGGAAAACAGCAATGCCCAGTGTATTGATTGAAACCGGGTTTTTAACCAATACCTCAGAAGAAAAATTTTTGGGATCAGATGCAGGTCAAAATTCCATAGCTGAAAGTATTTTTTATGCTTTTAGAGATTACAAAAATGATATGGAAAATAACTCGGGTAAGGTGAGCGACGAAAAAATTGCAAAAATTGAAACAGAAATGAAAAAGGAAAGTGAGGCAGAAATTATCGCTACCAATAACTCAAATTCCGTAGAAAATAATAAAGGAATAGAATTCAGAGTGCAATTTTATGCCAGCGCCACAGAAGAAAAAATGTCAAAATTTGCCGCACTAAAACCCGAAAATATCACTTATGTGAAAGAAAGTGGTATGTATAAATACAGATTGGGGCCCTATTCAAATATTGAAGAGGCCACCAAAAAACAAACTACAGCCCGCAATGCTGGGTATAAAGATGCTTTTGTTATTGCCTTTAAGGATGGTAAACGTATTTCTGTGGAAGAGGCAAAAGCCTTTGCAGGCAAATAA
- the serA gene encoding phosphoglycerate dehydrogenase translates to MNDLTSYPKEKINVLLLENISENAVLQFNDAGYINVKRIKGALSESELKEEIKNIHLLGIRSKTQLTENVISSANKLLAAGCYCIGTNQVDMQSATGQGIAVFNAPYSNTRSVAELVIGSAIMLLRRIPEKNIAAHSGVWLKDASGSFELRGKKLGIIGYGNIGLQVSVLAEALGMEVIYYDAEPKLPIGNAKPVRTLKELLQLSNIISLHIPENSSTKDLLGKNEIALMQKGSIIINYARGNVIDLSALSVAIKNGHISGAAIDVFPEEPEKTGSAFISVMQNVPNVILTPHIGGSTEEAQLNISEDVTSKLLNFLEKGITTGSLSVPALNLPATPNTHRILHIHKNIPGVLSAITSKLSSHNINIIGQYLKTNDQIGYVVLDVDKNMSNEAFMLLKDVNGSIKSRMLW, encoded by the coding sequence ATGAACGATCTCACATCCTACCCAAAGGAAAAAATAAATGTACTTCTGCTGGAAAATATTTCGGAAAATGCGGTTTTGCAATTTAATGATGCGGGATATATAAATGTAAAAAGAATTAAAGGGGCATTGTCTGAATCAGAGTTGAAGGAAGAAATAAAAAATATTCATTTATTGGGAATCAGAAGCAAAACACAATTAACGGAGAATGTTATAAGTTCAGCTAATAAACTTTTGGCTGCAGGTTGTTATTGTATCGGAACCAATCAAGTAGACATGCAAAGTGCCACCGGGCAAGGGATTGCGGTATTTAATGCACCCTATAGCAATACAAGAAGCGTTGCTGAATTAGTGATTGGTTCCGCCATCATGTTATTGCGACGAATTCCGGAAAAAAATATAGCAGCACATTCGGGAGTTTGGCTCAAAGATGCATCGGGGAGTTTTGAATTAAGAGGAAAAAAACTCGGAATAATCGGATATGGAAATATCGGACTTCAGGTTTCTGTTTTAGCAGAGGCTTTGGGAATGGAAGTAATATATTATGATGCGGAACCAAAACTACCGATCGGAAATGCAAAACCTGTTCGCACTTTAAAAGAATTATTACAACTATCCAATATTATTTCATTGCACATTCCGGAAAACTCCTCTACAAAAGATCTTCTGGGTAAAAATGAAATTGCCTTAATGCAAAAGGGAAGTATTATAATTAATTATGCACGGGGTAATGTGATAGATCTTTCCGCTTTATCTGTTGCAATAAAAAACGGTCATATCAGCGGAGCTGCGATAGATGTTTTTCCTGAAGAACCCGAAAAAACAGGATCTGCTTTCATATCCGTTATGCAAAATGTTCCCAATGTTATTTTAACTCCACATATTGGAGGTTCTACGGAAGAAGCGCAATTAAATATTAGTGAAGATGTTACTTCCAAACTGCTCAATTTTCTTGAAAAAGGAATTACAACCGGTTCGCTGTCAGTACCCGCATTAAATCTTCCCGCCACACCAAATACTCATCGTATTTTACATATTCATAAAAATATTCCCGGAGTATTATCCGCAATAACCTCAAAATTATCTTCCCATAATATAAATATTATAGGCCAATACCTCAAAACAAATGATCAGATCGGATATGTGGTTTTAGACGTAGATAAAAATATGAGTAACGAGGCGTTTATGCTTTTGAAAGATGTTAATGGATCGATTAAATCACGCATGCTCTGGTGA
- a CDS encoding 3-phosphoshikimate 1-carboxyvinyltransferase has protein sequence MELLLRAPQQLIKGSIILEGSKSISNRLLIMQKLCPEGFDIENLSPSDDTKTLQKLLSSNDEILDVGAAGTTMRFLTAYLAITEGSHILTGSERMKKRPIKILVDALLNLGADITYLGEDGFPPIKINGKKIQGGKINIRADVSSQYISALMMIGPLLEKGLELELVGNIGSFPYINMTLKTMEQLGIKNSFDKNIIIIQPGKYTSIPMKAESDWSAASYYFSMCALSSASQIIIHGLMEKSLQGDSVLPEIYKQLGVTSIFENDILYLENTGEIVNELNFDFTDCPDLAQTVAVTCAALGVNAKFTGVESLKIKETDRTQALSTELAKFGVDFYEEEGYWILKGETLANDTVKINTYEDHRMAMCFAPLAIKHQQIIIEDPMVVKKSYPSFWSDLESLGFSTSFT, from the coding sequence ATGGAATTACTTTTAAGAGCACCTCAGCAATTAATTAAGGGTTCCATAATATTGGAAGGTTCTAAAAGTATTAGCAATCGTTTGCTCATAATGCAAAAATTATGTCCGGAGGGGTTTGATATTGAAAATCTGTCACCATCGGATGATACTAAAACACTACAAAAATTATTGTCGTCAAATGATGAAATATTGGATGTAGGTGCAGCGGGAACCACAATGCGGTTTTTAACTGCATACCTGGCAATAACTGAGGGTTCACATATTTTAACCGGAAGTGAAAGAATGAAAAAAAGGCCGATTAAAATATTAGTGGATGCACTATTAAATTTAGGGGCAGATATTACTTACCTGGGGGAGGATGGATTTCCACCAATAAAAATTAACGGGAAAAAAATTCAAGGGGGAAAAATAAATATTCGGGCAGATGTAAGTTCTCAATATATTTCTGCATTAATGATGATAGGTCCATTGTTGGAAAAGGGACTGGAATTGGAACTGGTTGGAAATATTGGTTCGTTTCCATATATTAATATGACATTAAAAACAATGGAACAACTGGGCATAAAAAATTCGTTTGATAAAAATATTATAATTATACAGCCCGGAAAATACACAAGCATACCTATGAAAGCAGAGAGTGACTGGAGTGCGGCTTCTTATTATTTTTCGATGTGCGCATTGTCTTCTGCATCTCAAATTATTATTCATGGGTTGATGGAAAAAAGTTTACAGGGCGATAGTGTGCTTCCTGAAATTTACAAACAGCTGGGAGTAACTTCTATTTTCGAAAATGACATTTTATATTTAGAAAATACCGGTGAAATTGTTAATGAACTTAATTTTGATTTTACCGATTGTCCAGATCTTGCACAAACTGTTGCTGTAACTTGCGCAGCCCTCGGGGTAAATGCAAAATTTACCGGAGTGGAGAGTTTAAAGATAAAAGAAACAGACAGAACACAGGCATTAAGCACCGAATTGGCGAAATTTGGGGTTGATTTTTACGAGGAAGAGGGTTATTGGATTTTAAAAGGTGAAACTTTAGCCAACGACACTGTTAAAATTAATACCTACGAAGATCACCGGATGGCAATGTGTTTTGCTCCTTTGGCAATAAAACATCAACAAATAATAATAGAAGATCCCATGGTAGTAAAAAAATCTTATCCTTCTTTTTGGAGTGATTTGGAATCACTGGGATTTTCCACTTCTTTTACCTGA
- a CDS encoding DUF4394 domain-containing protein, whose product MLQKTLLHKLSNLVGRKFTAICLFAVGSFFSINAQAQTIYALSSGNLYSFDAGTPAITSFVGTISGITAGQGIEGLDFRPSTGQLYALGYDRNAQTAQIYTVNLMTAVATPVNITPISLVLGPVGVSRLEVTFDFNPTVDRIRVMSNRDYNYRLNPNNGLISFTDLTVNYAGADVNVGTNPYVATGAYTNSYIGSTSTILYDIDAQLKVLAKQDPPNNGTLNTIGSLGGGVNKNLSAIDMDIYYDVATQTNIAYVTGNSNFGSDFLATINLTTGDGTLSAASVGGLFIDDIACYIDRTVPELTGNLVYALNSTNFLLGMDANNTSIIRTSVPVTGITLNQVIVGMDFRPVTGDLYALGYNSATNESQLYTVNTSTGIATAVNVTPTILMLGGNNVAVDFNPFVDKIRVVSANNANYRLNVDGTLFFTDLNLNYGVVDINFGADPMIGACAYTNSYAGTPSTSLYNYDQALNIITNQNPPNDGVLITIGSSGIMQNLTDPTTDMDIYYNGVSNEAYLSANTGVSTFDNLYMVDIMSGTATNLGKIGNGIAVKNIAVPLMGDMRIFGGVINTAGKLKVDIFPNPVHDLLTVQFHLKEASVANVKVFNLFGGDTGIGFAQLVNANGSVTLDVSALVPGSYVIKVQADSKTSSQSFVKF is encoded by the coding sequence ATGTTACAAAAAACTTTACTTCACAAATTAAGTAACTTGGTCGGCAGAAAATTTACTGCGATCTGCCTCTTTGCTGTAGGCTCCTTTTTTTCCATTAATGCACAGGCTCAAACAATTTATGCCTTAAGCAGCGGAAATCTTTATTCTTTTGACGCAGGAACACCCGCAATTACCTCTTTTGTGGGAACAATTTCCGGAATAACCGCTGGTCAGGGAATTGAAGGATTGGATTTCAGACCTTCAACTGGTCAGTTATATGCTTTGGGATACGACAGAAATGCGCAAACAGCTCAGATCTATACTGTAAACCTAATGACGGCTGTTGCAACTCCTGTAAATATTACACCAATTTCCCTCGTTTTAGGGCCCGTAGGTGTTTCTCGTTTGGAAGTTACTTTTGATTTTAATCCTACTGTCGACAGAATTCGTGTAATGAGTAACCGCGATTATAATTATAGATTAAATCCAAATAATGGTTTAATTAGTTTTACAGATCTTACGGTTAATTACGCTGGTGCCGATGTAAATGTTGGTACAAATCCTTATGTTGCAACCGGAGCTTATACAAATAGTTATATTGGTTCAACATCAACAATTTTATATGATATTGATGCCCAATTAAAAGTATTGGCAAAACAAGATCCACCAAATAATGGAACTTTAAACACAATTGGAAGTTTAGGTGGCGGAGTAAATAAAAATCTTTCTGCCATTGATATGGATATTTATTACGATGTTGCAACTCAAACAAATATTGCCTATGTAACAGGAAATTCTAATTTCGGATCTGATTTTCTTGCAACAATAAATTTAACAACAGGAGATGGTACACTGAGCGCTGCAAGTGTAGGTGGTTTATTTATTGATGATATTGCTTGTTATATCGACAGAACAGTTCCAGAACTTACAGGAAATTTGGTATATGCTTTAAATTCCACTAATTTTTTATTAGGAATGGATGCAAATAATACTTCCATTATCAGAACAAGTGTTCCTGTTACCGGTATAACTTTAAATCAGGTTATTGTTGGTATGGATTTTCGTCCTGTAACCGGCGATCTTTATGCATTGGGATATAATTCAGCTACCAACGAATCACAATTATATACTGTAAATACATCAACAGGTATAGCAACAGCAGTAAATGTTACACCAACAATTTTAATGCTTGGTGGAAATAATGTTGCTGTTGATTTTAATCCTTTCGTGGATAAAATTCGTGTTGTAAGTGCAAATAATGCAAACTACAGATTAAATGTTGATGGAACTTTATTCTTTACCGATCTTAATTTAAATTATGGAGTTGTTGATATTAATTTCGGAGCCGATCCAATGATTGGTGCATGTGCTTATACAAATAGTTATGCAGGTACTCCAAGTACATCATTATATAATTACGATCAGGCGTTAAATATTATTACAAATCAAAATCCGCCGAATGATGGTGTATTAATAACCATTGGTTCTTCAGGGATCATGCAAAATTTAACTGATCCTACAACCGATATGGATATTTATTACAATGGTGTTTCTAATGAAGCATATCTGAGCGCAAATACAGGTGTATCCACTTTTGATAATTTATATATGGTTGATATCATGAGCGGAACAGCAACCAACCTCGGTAAAATAGGAAATGGTATTGCCGTTAAAAATATCGCAGTTCCATTAATGGGTGATATGAGAATTTTTGGCGGAGTGATAAATACTGCCGGTAAATTAAAAGTAGATATTTTCCCTAATCCGGTTCACGATCTTTTAACAGTGCAGTTCCATCTGAAGGAAGCATCTGTTGCCAATGTAAAAGTGTTCAATTTATTTGGTGGCGATACCGGAATTGGCTTTGCTCAATTGGTTAATGCAAATGGTTCGGTTACTTTGGATGTTAGTGCTTTAGTACCAGGATCATATGTTATAAAAGTTCAGGCTGACAGTAAAACTTCTTCTCAATCATTTGTTAAGTTCTAA
- a CDS encoding T9SS type A sorting domain-containing protein produces the protein MFAIGMMGLTQSKAAISAFCFTDAFGYVANVTATKTAIGHWELSGTGNVLTGYDWAVSGSYDKETDIWTLTYTNTLPDGCAMYVDYFTYTSTSYGGGTINFNWTSYCFGGPLSSGTGSTTWTTSPCIFRTSPSDPIGPMSVDEAISSKPVVDFAPIAGGTIFGEVFTESNLTVVNNSQNNIAISYELSDASNVEIAIYNHVGQFVTTIVNENQKEGFYNTYWDGKTTNGVDALEGMYIVVMKTDGESISSKFVK, from the coding sequence GTGTTCGCCATCGGGATGATGGGCCTCACACAAAGCAAAGCAGCCATTTCCGCATTTTGTTTCACCGACGCTTTTGGTTATGTAGCTAACGTTACAGCAACTAAAACCGCTATAGGACATTGGGAACTGTCTGGTACTGGTAACGTATTAACTGGTTACGACTGGGCTGTTTCTGGTTCTTATGACAAAGAAACTGACATTTGGACCCTTACCTACACCAATACTTTACCTGATGGTTGTGCGATGTATGTAGATTATTTTACATATACTTCAACTTCTTACGGTGGAGGAACAATTAACTTTAACTGGACTTCTTATTGTTTTGGAGGACCACTTAGCTCAGGAACAGGTTCTACTACTTGGACTACAAGCCCTTGTATTTTCAGAACAAGTCCTTCTGACCCAATCGGACCAATGTCTGTTGATGAAGCAATTTCTTCTAAACCAGTTGTAGATTTTGCACCAATTGCAGGTGGAACTATTTTCGGTGAAGTATTTACTGAATCTAACTTAACAGTTGTAAACAATAGCCAAAACAACATCGCTATCAGCTACGAACTTTCTGATGCATCTAATGTTGAGATCGCTATTTACAACCATGTTGGTCAGTTTGTTACTACAATCGTTAACGAAAACCAAAAAGAAGGTTTCTACAATACTTATTGGGATGGTAAAACTACCAATGGTGTTGACGCTTTAGAAGGTATGTATATCGTTGTTATGAAAACTGACGGCGAATCTATTTCTTCTAAATTCGTAAAATAA